In Helicoverpa zea isolate HzStark_Cry1AcR chromosome 3, ilHelZeax1.1, whole genome shotgun sequence, the sequence TTGTAGCGACACATTTGCCAGTCAATATGATTCCGACCACGAGCAGTGGGACGAACCGTTGAAACGTCGATTTAGTTCAGCACAAACCGACGCCAGTAAAACTTCGGCGAGCACACAGACGCTCATCACAGTGCCATTCTGCAGAGACCCTACTCAACCGGTCCCCGTCCTCCCGCCCGACGAGCCGGACAAACCATCCACAGCAAAATCTACGCGAAAAGACGGACCTGCCAATAGACCTGCAGTATACAAAAAGAAACCCAGCCAAGCTCCACATAGCTACTACCAACCACCAGAACCCTGGGCCGGAGTGCGAGATGACACGGACATTCTTGAAGACGCAGCGCCCAAACTGCGAAAGTCGAGTTACACCAGAAGTCTTTACGCTATTGACAACGAAGCCCAAGATCCGATAATGGAACTGCAAGCAATGGCTAAATCTACCAACGATATGAACGAGGACGATCCTCCGTTCAACTTCCAAGCAATGTTGAAGAAAACTCCTCGCAATAGGGCTTCGATGAAGAGGTCTAATGAGTTGAATAACGATTTAGAGGAGCGGCAGACGGTGTCGAAGCATATTATCTCGCCGAGCAAGGCTAAGCCACCGGCAGCTCCTAAATATCCAGCGCCAACGCCACCTCCTGGTAAGCCGCCTCCTACTCCTCCGGGTAAGCGTCCAGCGCCAACGCCGCCTCCAACCAGAATGGCGACAGAGACGCCTCCACCATACAGAGACAATTCGCCTCTACCCCGGTCTGTGAGCAGAGAAATGATTCGACAGAACTCAAAGGACCTCATCATTGCTGCATTGAAGAAGAGGGACTCACAAACTGACATGATTTGTCAAGACGATAATAAAGTCGAAAATGAAAAAGTGGAGTTAGCGCCCGGAATCACAGTGGAGGGAACCGTTACAGATTtataagaaaacaaataaaatttcgtaaaaaatatatttaatctcCATTGCATTGGAAGTCCgcatacatttattatttctattatgGCATACAATATTAGTATTGTTTTTGACAGTTAAGTTTTTAAAGCCATAATTTTACGTAAGTCAtaagatttttgttaatttctaaataatataatttatatctcAATAGagttaagtatattaaatacaaaagatGATCTTAAAGCGAATTATGGCGAAACTTTGTGTTCatttaacacatttttatgGTTTCATCacatcgtaaaaaaatatatcaagttTTATATTAACCTTAGAATAACCTTATCCGAAATTGCTTTGGTAACTTATTATATTTGCGTAAAAACTAGATTGTGGTGACATGATTACTACTACCACAGACAAGTTGAATGGTCCATGAAGGTTTGATAGCATTTATTGATGAGCGATACATCGATGCTTTATTAAATATCACGTCATTACTACATAGTAAAACATTAGAAGTATTATgcttgaaattaaaaattatttaaaaagtgaGTAAATTAAGtagtaaatgtaataaagaaGGTTTAAAGTTAGATAAGTGATTAAATGTATCGctcatatacataattataagaactaacaaataaatagaTACAGTAGGTATGTTTCATTATGCGTATAAGCTCACTGTTATTACTTTAAAAGCTCGATCGAATAATTTGTACAGTGtgatatgtttatttaaacttttatttatatttaaacaaatatgtaaTTGTTCCTTACTTTTGGAACCATCCTTAATTTTGCAACTACActgtagtattttttaaaatgattatatttgatttttaatgtGGACATTAttcatagtaataaataaaacctaggCCGTTTTAAGATGTATAGTGACAAAAAAATTCTTTACCAATGGTCGCTCGTGAAATTGCTTCTTTTTAGTACGAAATAATGAGTTTCTAGACAGAACAcaccacaaaaatatttcaatttttccGACCACATACAACTGCCTTACATTATAAAATCACTTGGAACAAATATAGTTAATACAataaagtaccaaaatatacttctacttttttatttttaatctcatttccatatatattttctttttaaatttagGCCACACATAATTTCTAATCGAATATTTAATTTCCGAAATTCTCTCGCTAATCTCTTGAAATCACATCCTATAGTTATTGCCGAATATTAATTGACTTAAAGCTACTTATTAAATTAGTGAAATACATTAAAAgggttataaaaatatcaagtaTTTATTACGTTCTATATTAAACCTTAAGCTCTATGAATTCAGTCAATGTGTTACAAATGTAATAGATAGTTCAAGtgtgaaaaaactttttttattttgtgccgATACCGCTTGAAATCCATTTTATGCTTAAATATTTCCCGATACATCTCTCCCACTTGCGTTGGAAAATAACTTGAACGTACATAAAACCCCCGATGTTCAGAGTATTTCAACATTTTATGAGCCAAATTATTACGTCATCAAGTTTTTAGAATTGCTTAAATTGCAGCAGGAAGATGCCACGGAACCTCTCTTAGCAATGAGAACTTAATTCTCAGAAACTATATCAATTTTGCGGTATCGGGACTTTACATTATGTTTCCATTTAATGGGTATTCCTAATTATACTGCTTCAAACCTTTCGTTAGGGTTTAGCCAAATAGTTTTGATTAAAAATCATTGACTGGCTTGCATTATAAGCTAGCAATGACGAAGATTGAAGTTATACTAGacctacacacatcaaaagtgtctagggatcaagcatttttatgcggatttcttgagattgagatgtggctttgtaataaatttatgattttataaatttatatggatcctttttggtgcatttcataatttgaatcaggaactgtgaatcaaattcgagtaaaagatgaaaatcagctgtcaatattttccctataaacacatacaacgcattgaagacattattagtgctactgtttccctactactgattaaaaccaacgttattatggagcggcgacgtcatttaagcagggaagaaatgctcagagccgtgggaatgatagaagctggttcccggcaacgtactgtggctttagctctgaatacaagtcagagtgttatcagtcgactttggacacgttaccgaagcactggtaccgtagctgagcgccatggaggacggtatcgctgcaccacacggagacaagaccgatacattcaaatcttaactcgaagagctccaacaataaccgccatgatgttagccgtgaggcttcatcactcttcagggaacttaattagcgaccaaacagtcagaaaccgcttgcatgaagtgaaccttcattcccgaagaccgctacgggtaccacctatagcaatgcacaatcgtaggattcgatatcaatgggctcttgaacacagaaattgggcagaagaacaatggcgtttcgtgtgcttttctgatgagtctcgttttggtatgagaccggatacaagacgtatacgacactggagaacccctggacgccaacagcgattaaaatcctgccaggaagtccatccttatagtggtggaaccatcatggtatgggcgggtatttgaatcggcggaagaactgagttgatttggatcagaagcaacctcaacgctcaaatttatgctgagacgattgtatcagacgtcatcgttcctctacaagtgcaaatcggtcccttatttcaattaatgcatgataatgcacgaccgcacaccgcaagagttgtaagacagactctcgcggcagctaacatcaatgtcctgccctggcctgctcagtcgccagacttgaacccgattgagcatgcatgggatatgctacagagaagagctctgccgaatatggagggtatccagtcgcaagaagacctttttttgttgttgcaacgaacatgggcggccattccacatcgtgatttggatgaactcattttgagtatgccaaaccgatgttcttgtgttgttagtgttcgcggtagaaacacggattattaattgtttaagttacccaataaacttttaaagaaaactgttatttcagtcttttttttcgaacttttgtgttagtgtttcaaatgtcaaaaatccctttattaggaaaatggcaaatttctttattagtgcaaaggtgacttggtttatcgttactgtgacaaacgaaaacactttatttgatgaatccttaaagaaaattttaattaatatcaatcaggagaaaagttattgcaaaaatatatgttgatccctagacacttttgatgtgtgtaatttattattttctccaaaTGTTATAATTTAGTACTAAATCCGGTGCAAATAGTGACTTAGAATACAAAAATGTACGTAAAGGTattcgtaaaatatttatttttaagcaatttaTTATGGCGCTTACGATACTAGAAAACCGTGACTTCATAACTTTGAGATCATCACATacctattacaataatttaaacaataaatacaaacaaaatatagatAATTAGAAAAGTTAaccttaatattttaatatgccttttcatttttttatagtgAGTGACACAGCACATACAAAAGTAAATTCAATATTGCTGTCTAAACATTTATAAGTCTGTGGTCACCCAGATTAACAAACAATCCAATGTGACTGATGAAAGGCGAATTAAAATCGTAACTACATTATTGTTTCTGAAGTACCTCAACATTCCATTTCCATATTAGacagtaaattaaaaaacaaccaCGCTCACTATGGAAAAACCCAGAGACAAAAAGTTACCATACCTTAAAATTAGTGCAGAAATAAAACAAGTGTATATTACTGACCATGTAACTGTCAAACAATGGTTGGACTGGCCGTAAGTAAGGTACTTATATTATGCTACTTTATGACAAAAAGAAGACCAGAAGTTATCTCActgtgcaataaaaaaaaacttacaataaGTTACAGTGCTAGAATGTGACATTTTTACATCAACATAGTAGAAAAACTATTGGAAATAAATGAGCACTCATATCAATACAAAAATCAAGCATGGTTGACACAAACAACTGACTGTGGTGTGACAATGAAGATAAGAAATTAACAACAATTACCTTGCCGTTTCTTTATCTATCTAAGTCTGTGGCTCGACATTAATgctcaaaataacaaatatgaaTCTTGGGAGCAGGTAAAATGAAGCACCCTTAAACATATTATGCCAGTGTAAACTTGTACCCTTAAAAAGAGTATTACAGAGGATTGATTTTGTAGAGTTGCAAAAGTACAGTACTACGTGTACGTGATTCAAAGGTATGATAATAATCTTTGCATCGAGAAAGTTAatttgcaaaactcgcactaggcactctgacTGATGTTAAGAATGCGACCACAGGTACACTCCAGTCTAGATATTCCATACCTGTGTTCAGACGAGCAGCTGCGTGACGTTGGGCTCGGCGAGCGTGAGCACGGCGTGCGCCTCCACCATGACGACGAGCGAGTTGCGCGCCTCCTCGTGCGCCACGCCGTGCGCGCGCGTCGCGTGCGTGTACCACGCGCCCGTCGACGGGAGGACTGACACGCACCACTTGCATGATAGCCTGGGGATTAAGTCAGGAAATGAGGTAACTGTCAAGTTTCTGGATTTTTACCCCTATATGGAACTATTTGTACAACTATCTTTCGCCCGCGGCTTTGCCTGCAtgcatggtgtgttgataaaaagtagcctatgtgttaatccagataGGTgatctatctacataccaaatttcaaccaaatcagtCTAGCCGTTTTGGcgtgaaataataacaaacatacattctcacaaactttcacatttataatattagtaggatcaGTAGGATAATGATAAATAGTAAACAATTGTCTTTTTGTTCGTTCGATTCTGCAGCTCCGGAGCCTTTCTCCGGTGCTGCAGAATCGatcgaaaaattctttcactatgtatttgaaagctacactaaTCCCGagtaacaggctatattttatctgggtccCGGTATTTTATCCGGGAAAAAGTCTCACCGGGACGtagatgaaaccgcgggaaaacaatGCCGCAGTACAACGCAAGTGTGCGCAAGATTGCCGTTCTCACTTGCTTACGCATACTTTCTTACGATTGCTTAAACGAATGATTAACAAATTGGGCCCTATTGTTCATTCAATGTTATTgggtgattttcagaaaagaataccctatgacgcacaggaaatatttttttttttagttcgtgaattctattatatttactctaatattaaagaatatattgttaactagctaaatctgcattttaaattaaaattataatatgattttaagaaatattaaagtttttctgtcagcgtatgatgcatagtattcctgaacgtcacaaaatatgattaattagaaataaaacaaacaagtattaaaacgaaatcaacttatggtggcataaatatatacttaaaatcttttaaaaacaaacaaaacgatagcataattctataagattattaaataatcagctaaataatttcactttcgtcacttcttggacaTATCTCACTAGAAAAGTTGTCATTACTAATGATACccgctacaatttccaaaatcaagcctagtgagaaattttagatactaacaaaatactatgatgccaaaataaacgctataaaatgaaaaatatatattttaaaaccatttttgtaacatccagaatatgggacagtgactattatgaaaatttcgtgatggataagaataatttgagcaatgtccacactgccgatttcaaaacacaattacaaagaataaagtattaactcactacatttttagatataaacctttacacacacatatataaacaaaaccgattaaatgtaagccttttcgtttgatacctaccacacgcgcggacaggacgctcccataaattatttaattgtacactaagctttacaattcaagatcgttacgattttgttccggtagtatgtaacgtgacgcacaggaggtgacgtttttatctcacgagacttttaaaattgaaaataactaatatttatttaaaaaactttgtttttagccttactaatctaataatgatgagttgtttatgttatatacagtgttatagagttaagaaaacaatttattaaccttttaaatactgccactatccggaacaaaaattttgcgcgccgatgacaccaacattgtcgtcacagttttagccttaactgacttcaaaacggcaatggcggaatcctaatacgatcataaagttgccaagaaggtaGCAAAAACAGATGCTAAACTGTGCCCCGCCCCCTCCGCGTCTCCTGCCGTCGGGACGCCGATAAATGCAAGCACGTCGAAGCCTAGACGTGTTTACTCGGCTGCCGTAAAGAAAGATCCCGTTCAACGGCTAACCAAGGCTATTGTGGGAGCCCAGAGTCTCCCCGAAGTAACCCAAGGCTCGGTTCATCTTGAACCTGGCAAAGGGACGGCTGATGCAGATGGTTTCATCAAGGTGGAGAGGAAAAAGAAGAAGCCATCTAGTCGAAACCGATGCGGAACTGCATTGACGGGTCCGAACATGCTGTTGCGTCCCGCAATACCTACGACGCAGCTGTATGTTTCGCGTCTGCATCACTCCACGaaggtcgaggagatcgtggagtatatacGTGTGAAGACCAACTGGACATTGAGAGTCGAGAAGTTAGAGCCGAGACACAACACGAATTTTAAATCGTTTGTGGTGCGTGTTCCGACTCAGCATCTCGACATGTTCCAAGAAcagttttggccgaaaggtgtcgttttCCGGCGATTCCGCGGGAGACTACGTGACACCGCGCAGTGCAACACGACACCGCCTACTCGTGTCAACacagttttaattgttttttacttttgtatgtattagtttattattattgtaatgttaattattgtttatgtattgtatgttctatgggccttagttgcctgaattaaaggaataaataaataaataaaaaataaaaaaaacacaaattagtagattttgtcttgagtacgatatcaaattcaccgtgacgaaaccggattttccggaacaatgGTTTTCGTaggacaatattaaaataatgatatttcttaaaataacaataaatttatggcataaaaattaaaaatacgtttttagaaatacagagactaagttcaaaaacttaaacatacccaaaaacgaatattttagaagtaagaTGTATTCGAAATCTCCAAGAGCGCCatgggacacacgatatttatacgtcctctttaggtttattttaaatataaaaataactatccactttttatgctacatattgatttaattgtacattaaaatatatacctaaatttatcaaaaactcactttcacacgtgccatataaaaaaatcaaaataaaaatgtttgaaggtGTGGGACAGGCCGATTTTgctagggtcaagttttctgaaaaacaccctaTTGCATATTCTAAGACAAGATAATTGAAGAAAATTACCTGTTAGTAACATGTCTAGATTTCACGTGTCTCCGTCTGTACCCCCAACTGTTGTACACGCGTGGACAAAACGGACAGGGAAATGATGGATCTGCAAAAACAGCAATAGATGTTACATTATAACTACACTATCCCAGAgtcaacttttctaagtttttatgtaatttcaagtatatcttggacaccaatggctgatgaaaaggtgaaggaaaacatcttgcggaaaaattaaacaataaaaaaatacaccagAAGAAGGATATAAGTGATCAAATTTTtgagactatagttcggccattcagagaatgcgttcctgacacgtcgcgattgaactgacgacgtaactttgcaatggcgttgcagttacgataaaaatatttttgctggttgtttaccgttttaacaattgaggagcattaaaacaacattattatatcaataatcaatgaatgtagttacgtcgtcagttcaatcgcgacgtgtcaggaacgcattctctgaatggccgaactataattcattGACTACAATTTTGTCTTTTTGATAcacataaaattacattaaatctTTTACTGGTCACAGGAAAATCAGCCTCCTATTTTATTTCAAcaggaaaataaacaacatgtatgctaatattataattaccttTAGCATCAGTATTCACCAAATTTAGATTCTCCGTTTTTATACTCAGCGATTCAATTCTGGTTCCACTCTGCAGCACATTTTCAACTTCCTTGTCTATTTCAATTATTTCATCAGACGCATCACTGCTGTTAATCTTTTCGTTCAAACATGGTTGTGTGCTACTAACTTCGCTCTTATCAATTCTGTCACTAAGCATGTACGCCTTCTTGTTGAGACAATTTTCAGCACTAATCTGTTTCTTATCAGAAGTCTCTTCCAGTAAAGCAATATCTGTGTCATTTGTATTTTCTCCTGAATAATCCGTAAGGGGTGATTCTATGGGCTCAATTTTGAGGACAACATTCTGAAATTAGAAACCATACCTGAAATgtattatctatactaaataCTAATATAATGCAGAGGTAAAATTTCTTTGTTTCTACACTATATGCTCTGATTCTTTCAACGTTAAGAAGCTACACTAGCCCAGAgtaaacttttctaagtttgtatgtaatttctaagtatatcttggacaccaatggctgatgaaaaggtgaaggaaaacatcttgaggaaacctggactatgtagtctaaaatcaccaacccgcattgagcaagcatggtgattaatgctcaatccttcttcgcgtgagaggaggccttttgccagcagtgggacgatgcaAAGGGTGCAAATGGGTAACTATCCCAGAGTAAAATAGGTACGGGAAGTTCTCTTGGAAAGCAAGTGATCTATGACCAAATTTGGCCTTGCTAATTtagataaatacttaaaaaacagaTCATTAGGCACTTGAcgttaataaaaatgttgtacTTACAGATTGCTTTCCATTGTCAGAGCTAATTTTGTGAACAGTTTCTGAATCAACCGTTGGTAAGCACTTTTTGCATTTATTGTTGTTGTCTTGTTCTGCTCTTTTCCTCTTCTTGGTTGCTCCTGAACCTTTCTGAAAAGTAAagatataaattttatattacctacatagCTACATCATGAGACATATCTGGACTAGGAACTAATAAAGAAGTCTGTTGAAGAATAAAATTATAGTAATAAGTACTGCAACAGTAATGTCAGGTTTTAATGCCAAAACCGATAACTGAAATTTTGTAAGTTTGTCTAGGGCCTAAATACAGTAACAGCCACTTTTAATTTGGATGCGGGAAGACAAGTAGCCTCAGAATACAGGTAGAACCTAGGACAAACAGCttgtattaaaagtttttttttttttttcaatttgcatTTAAAGAACTATGTTTAGTATCTTCTGGGATACCTACAATGTACAAAAAAGGTAATATGTAATGAACTTAGCAGGATGGATTGTTATTACACTCatggtgagttgcaccatttaactttaacaataacgggaccattttcagttgtcaagcATGGACGGCATACAACTGGTTATggattggttatcgttataattACATGGTGCAACTGGGTCTTAGTACATCATTAACATGGAGAAAACATCTTACATTTTGCTTCTTCTCAGCAACATCGTCAAGCAGAGCTATATCAGTATCATTTGTATTATCTCCGGAATAGTCCGTGAGTGGTGATTCCGCTGGCTCTAACTTTGGCACTAGGTTCTGAAATATGCAAACAATAAGATTTTTTAATGAGAACTGTTCTTTAAATATGGATATCactgttttataatttttataattttcataaatataagaTATATTCAAATAAACCTTACATTTTGAGCAACATCTTGTCGGCCCTGTACAGATATACATTTCTTGCATTTACTGTTGCTGTCTTCATGTTCACTTTTCTTACGCTTTTTAGGTAAAGAGCTTGCTGACgttttctagaaaaaaatatttgattattgTTAAACTTGTTACTTATGCACTGAGAATAGTATACTTCTACCAAGTGCAATCATGAGACTTGACCGCCCCTAAGACAACCCACAGACCACTTGATTTGACATGATGGAACAGTAATTAatacatttgtaaataaaacaatatgaatCTTACCTCATCTTCACGTGAAACCTCACTACCTGTAGATAAACCGCAAATTCTTAACGTTTCTGCAGTTTTTAACAGTATTGGTAGAAATTCTTCAGTCACATTCACCTCTCCGTTGTACATGAACGTCAGCAACGTCCGCAGAGAGGCCGTACTGATGTCATGAAGCACTATAATTGGATCCTTGTGGGGGTTTTGCTACGAAAAAAACGTGTGGGCGTTAGACCAAAAACTTTGCGTAGGGAATCCATATAAAGGCAATTTGACACATGTATACTCTGTTACCTGAAATATGGTCCTGAAAACTGAACTATTTGCCGACAGTATCACTTTATGAGCCTTAAAACTGTGACCCTCAGACACCAGAGTCACGTCCGACAAGCCTTCGTCTTTGTACAACTCTTTTACATTGAACAGAATGTTGCTCTGATAGCCATTCCATTTCAAACTGATTTCCTGATTCGCCATTATGTCTCGCTACGTTACCATAGGCAAATTTTCTTAGTTAAATCtaacaaagcaaaataaataatagaaaattatatcaaCGAAACGACGCAAAATTGCTTTGATTGAAATTGAAAGAAAACAATGCCACAGATAAATAATTGTGATTGAGCCATGTTACCAGTACAATAAAAAACGTCCATAAAACTACCTATTCactttttgtgaaatattttgaatcATTGAATATAATGAATATGAATGGTTTATGTTTATAGCATCAAATTCAAGTTTTGTACTTAGgtatcattatatttattt encodes:
- the LOC124646030 gene encoding protein tramtrack, beta isoform-like yields the protein MANQEISLKWNGYQSNILFNVKELYKDEGLSDVTLVSEGHSFKAHKVILSANSSVFRTIFQQNPHKDPIIVLHDISTASLRTLLTFMYNGEVNVTEEFLPILLKTAETLRICGLSTGSEVSREDEKTSASSLPKKRKKSEHEDSNSKCKKCISVQGRQDVAQNNLVPKLEPAESPLTDYSGDNTNDTDIALLDDVAEKKQNKGSGATKKRKRAEQDNNNKCKKCLPTVDSETVHKISSDNGKQSNVVLKIEPIESPLTDYSGENTNDTDIALLEETSDKKQISAENCLNKKAYMLSDRIDKSEVSSTQPCLNEKINSSDASDEIIEIDKEVENVLQSGTRIESLSIKTENLNLVNTDAKDPSFPCPFCPRVYNSWGYRRRHVKSRHVTNRLSCKWCVSVLPSTGAWYTHATRAHGVAHEEARNSLVVMVEAHAVLTLAEPNVTQLLV